The following nucleotide sequence is from Corynebacterium hindlerae.
TAGGTAACGAGATGGTCACAAAACCTACAAGTTGTAGGTAACGATGGAAGAAGGCTACATGCACAAGGATGCAATGCGAGCTGGCGCCGGTCGCCACCGCAAGCAGAGCGTTTCGCCGACGACCAAAGGTCGCGTCGCCCTCGTAGCAGTCGCAACAGGCGCTGCTTCTACCGCAGGTGCTGGCGGAGTCGCCGTCGCTCAGGCCACCAGTCCTGAGGTGCAGGTACAGCCACAGATCACCCTCGCAGCAGACGCGGCACCCGCCATCTCCAGCGAGACCCCTCAGATCCTCGCCATCTCCGAATTCAAGCCAATGGCCAACCTGAATGAACAGATCTCCAAGGCCATTCAGTACAACCAAGAGCGCATCGCAGCCGATCTTGCGGCTCGCGCCCCAAAGACCGCAAAGCCAGCCGAGGGCGCCTTCACCTCTGGTTTCGGCCCACGCTGGGGCACCATCCACACCGGAATTGACATCGCCAACGCTATCGGCACCCCAATCTACGCAGTAGAAGACGGCGTCGTGATCGATGCCGGCCCAGCTTCCGGCTACGGCAACTGGATCCGGATCCGCCACGCAGACGGCGCCGTTTCCCTGTACGGCCACATGGAGACCCTCGACGTTACCGTCGGCCAAGAAGTCACCGCAGGCCAGAAGATTGCAGGCATGGGCAGCCGCGGCTTCTCCACCGGCTCCCACCTGCACTTCGAGATCCATCCAGACGGCAACACCCCAGTGGATCCTGTGCCTTGGCTCGCAGCCCGTGGCATCAACGTCTAGTTACTCCACCCCCGAAATCGAGCGTACGGATGGTACTTTTCTTGCCTCAAACATCCCATCCGTACGCTAAATTCCGCGTTACAACTTCTCCATCGGCACGCCACCAATGAGCATGAGCCGCACCGTCCCGGCAGAGCCAAAGTCGATGGTCACTGTGGCGCGCGGTCCGGTGCCGGACACAGCCTGCACCTTGCCTAATCCGTACTTCTCGTGATTGACCCGATCCCCCACGGCGAGCTGCAGGTTCTTGTTGAGCGACCGCTTCGGTGCGGGTGGCACGCTGGAGCGCCGAACTGGGGCCGAAGGAGCGGGAGCCCCCCACGACGGTGCACCCCAGCCACCTCCAGATGGTTCAACACGTTTCCAATCGATGAGGTCGGAAGGGATCTCCCCGAGGAACCGCGATGCCGGGTTTGTCAGCGGGTTCCCCCAGGAGCTGCGCAGCATCGCGCGGGTGAGGTACAGGCGCTGCCGGGCACGGGTAATCCCAACGTACGCTAAACGACGCTCCTCCGCCAGCTCCTTAGGGTCTCCCAACGCCCGCAGGTGTGGGAATTGTCCGTCCTCCCAACCCGTTACGAACACCACCGGGAATTCCAGGCCCTTGGCGGTGTGCAACGTCATCAGCGTCACCACGCCTTGATCGTTGTCTGGAATCTGATCAGAGTCCGCTACCAGGGACACGCGCTCCAAAAAGGCCTGCAGCGATCCCGGCAGTGGTTCTCCTTCCACCGGCTCATAGTCCTCGAACGCGAGCAGGTTGGCGGCTTCCGAAGAGAATTCCCGTGCAATGGAGACCAACTCGTTGAGGTTGTCCAGGCGCGCCCCGTCCTGGGGGTCGTTCGACGCCTCCAGGGTGGCCTTGTATCCGGTGGCGTCGAGCACCGCGGACACAATGGCACCTAGGTTCGGCATGCCCGTACTCTCGTCCACCGTGTTCCGGGCGTCCGCACGAAGCGACTCCATCAGCTCATTAAACTGCGCAACCGCGTTGCGACCGCGCCCACCCAGCAGGTTGACCTCCCCCGCCGCGGCGTCGATAAGCGCCTGGTCAAAGGAGATGCCGTGCTGCTGCGCGTGCACGCCGATGAATGCGAGCGCGCGATCGCCGATTCCTCGGCGTGGGGTGTTGATGATACGACGCAGGGACATTTCGTCACCGGGGTTGTCTAACACGCGCAAGTACGCGACGATATCGCGGATCTCTTTGCGTTCGTAGAAGCGGGTGCCTCCCACCACCTTGTAGGGGATGCCGGTGCGCATGAACACGTCTTCCAGCGCGCGCGATGCGTTGTTCGTGCGGTACATGACCGCGATATCGCCGAAATTAAGACCGTTATCTACCAGGCGATCAATCTCATTGGCCACGAAGCGGGCCTCATCGTGCTCGTTGTCGGCAACGTACCCAGTGATGGGTTCGCCCTCGCCCAACGCGGTCCACAGCTTCTTCTCACGACGGTTCTCATTCTGCGCAATCACCGCGTTCGCAGCAGACAGAATCGTCTGGGTCGAACGGTAGTTCTGCTCCAGTACGATGGTGCGGGCTTCTGGGTAGTCCTTCTCGAACTCCTCGATATTACGGATCGTCGCCCCGCGGAACGCGTAAATGGACTGGTCTGCATCGCCTACCACCGCAAGTTCTGCAGGCGGGACCGCATGTGGGTCATCCGAGGGGCGCCCTACCAACGTGGAGACCAGCACGTATTGGGCGTGGTTGGTGTCCTGGTACTCGTCGATGAGGACGTGGCGGAACCGACGGCGGTAATGTTCTGCGATGTCGGGGTGCGACTTAAGCAGGAACACCACTTCCCCGATCAAGTCATCAAAATCAACGGCGTTGGAGCCGCGGAGGCGGCGCTGGTACTCGTCGTAGACTCGCGCCACGGTCGTGGCATAGGGCTCGCCGCCCGCCAGGTTCATCGCCTCGGAGGGGCCGACCAGCTCATTTTTGTGATTCGAGATCGCAGCAGCTAAACCACGGGCCGTGAACCGCTTCGCGTCCAGCTCGAAATCCTTGGCAATCATCGTCAAGAGACGCTTGGAATCGTCACTGTCGTAGATCGTGAAATTGGTGTTCAGGCCGTCGATAAGCGCGGCCTGCTGGCGCAATATCCGCACGCAGGTGGAGTGGAAGGTGGACACCCACATCCGCTCCGCCGCTGGGCCAACCAGACCACTGACGCGTTCGCGCATTTCCGCGGCGGCCTTGTTGGTGAAGGTGATGGCCAGGATCTGACCTGGATGCACCCCTTGTTGCATCAGGTAGGCGATTCGTCGGGTCAGCACCGCCGTTTTACCCGACCCCGCACCCGCCACAATCAACAGCGGTACCCCCCGATGCTCCACCGCGGCCCGCTGCTGCGGATTGAGACCGTCCAGCAAATCCCCCGCCGATCCAAACGCATCTGCGCTGCTCACCTGTGGTCTACGTCCCCCGAATGGGCTGGCATTTCCGAAGCTGCTATCCATAATGCTTAATAGCCTACTGGGGCGGTCGGACAAGGTGGCACAATGGATATCCATGAGTGAAGAATTTGATATCCGCATGCCGTCAGGCACCGACGACCCACTTTCCGACGCCGAAATCCAGAAGTACCGCGAGGAAATCAACCGCCTCGACGGAGTCATCCTCGACGCAGTGAAGCGTCGCACCGAGGTGTCCCAAGCGATCGGCCGCACTCGAATGGGGTCCGGGGGTACGCGACTAGTCCACACCCGTGAGGTGGCGATTATCAACAAGTTCCGCGACGAAATTGGCGAAGAAGGACCAGCTCTCGCCGCTATCCTGCTCCGAATGGGGCGGGGAAAGCTCGGTTAGCAGCGGGATTCGGTGGGCGGCACTAATGTGGAGTGAAGTTACATAACCGCAACTTTTGGGAGCTAACAGCGCCATGGATATCACGACCACCACACAGTGGAACGAACTTGCAACGCAGTTTGAGGCATTCAAAGACAGCAACCTCCGCGAGCTTTTCGACGCCGACCCGCAGCGCGCCAGCAAGCTGACGTTCGACGCCGCTGGCCTGCACGTCGACCTGTCCAAGAACCTCGTGGACTCCACTGTGATCGATCGCCTCGTTGCTGTCGCTGAAGCCGCCGATCTGAAGGGTCGCACCGAAGCGATGTTCACCGGTGAGCACATCAACAACACCGAAGATCGTGCCGTCCTCCACACCGCGCTGCGCATGCCTGCCGAAGACTCCCTCGAAGTTGACGGCCAGGATGTGGCGGCTGACGTCCACGAGGTCCTCGGTCGCATGCGCGACTTCGCTCGTGCGCTGCGCTCCGGCGAATGGCAGGGCCACACTGGCCACACCATCAAAACCAT
It contains:
- a CDS encoding M23 family metallopeptidase, encoding MHKDAMRAGAGRHRKQSVSPTTKGRVALVAVATGAASTAGAGGVAVAQATSPEVQVQPQITLAADAAPAISSETPQILAISEFKPMANLNEQISKAIQYNQERIAADLAARAPKTAKPAEGAFTSGFGPRWGTIHTGIDIANAIGTPIYAVEDGVVIDAGPASGYGNWIRIRHADGAVSLYGHMETLDVTVGQEVTAGQKIAGMGSRGFSTGSHLHFEIHPDGNTPVDPVPWLAARGINV
- a CDS encoding chorismate mutase, with translation MSEEFDIRMPSGTDDPLSDAEIQKYREEINRLDGVILDAVKRRTEVSQAIGRTRMGSGGTRLVHTREVAIINKFRDEIGEEGPALAAILLRMGRGKLG
- a CDS encoding UvrD-helicase domain-containing protein, which encodes MDSSFGNASPFGGRRPQVSSADAFGSAGDLLDGLNPQQRAAVEHRGVPLLIVAGAGSGKTAVLTRRIAYLMQQGVHPGQILAITFTNKAAAEMRERVSGLVGPAAERMWVSTFHSTCVRILRQQAALIDGLNTNFTIYDSDDSKRLLTMIAKDFELDAKRFTARGLAAAISNHKNELVGPSEAMNLAGGEPYATTVARVYDEYQRRLRGSNAVDFDDLIGEVVFLLKSHPDIAEHYRRRFRHVLIDEYQDTNHAQYVLVSTLVGRPSDDPHAVPPAELAVVGDADQSIYAFRGATIRNIEEFEKDYPEARTIVLEQNYRSTQTILSAANAVIAQNENRREKKLWTALGEGEPITGYVADNEHDEARFVANEIDRLVDNGLNFGDIAVMYRTNNASRALEDVFMRTGIPYKVVGGTRFYERKEIRDIVAYLRVLDNPGDEMSLRRIINTPRRGIGDRALAFIGVHAQQHGISFDQALIDAAAGEVNLLGGRGRNAVAQFNELMESLRADARNTVDESTGMPNLGAIVSAVLDATGYKATLEASNDPQDGARLDNLNELVSIAREFSSEAANLLAFEDYEPVEGEPLPGSLQAFLERVSLVADSDQIPDNDQGVVTLMTLHTAKGLEFPVVFVTGWEDGQFPHLRALGDPKELAEERRLAYVGITRARQRLYLTRAMLRSSWGNPLTNPASRFLGEIPSDLIDWKRVEPSGGGWGAPSWGAPAPSAPVRRSSVPPAPKRSLNKNLQLAVGDRVNHEKYGLGKVQAVSGTGPRATVTIDFGSAGTVRLMLIGGVPMEKL